Part of the Tepiditoga spiralis genome, TTAGCTTCTTTTAAACCTAAACCAGTAATTTCTCTTACTGCTTTAATAACTTTTATTTTTGCTGATCCAAAGCTTGTTAAGATAACATCAAATTCTGTTTTTTCTTCAGCTGCTGCTGCACCTGCTGCACCTGCAACTGGCATTGCCATCATTGGAGCTGATGCACTTACACCAAATTCTTCTTCTAAAGCTTTTACTAATTCTGCTAAGTCAGCAACCTTCATTTCTTTAATAGCTGTAATTAATTCTTCTTTTGTCATTTAAAAACACCTCCACTAAATTTATAATTATTCGCTTTTTTCTTTTTCGTCTTTAATTGCGCTTAAAACATTTACTAAACTTCTAACTGTTCCTGCAAGAACATTTACAATTCCAGAAATAGGAGCATTTAAGCTGCCAACCAATGTTGCAAGAAGTTCTTGTTTTGATGGTAATTTAGAAAGTTCAATTGCTTCTTCAGCTGTAAATACTTTACCTTCAAGCAAACCACCTTTAATAATAGGTAAATCTTTATGTTTTTTTGCAAAATCTGTTAAAAGCTTAAGTCCTTCAATAGGATCGCCCTCTTTAACATAAAAAATACCTGTACTACCCTTTAAAATTTCTTCAAAGTCTTCAACATTTAACTCAGCTTTTTTTATAGCAGTTTTAATTAAAGAGTTTCTAGTTACTTTATAGTTTGCTCCACCTTCAAATTTTTTGAAAATTTCAGTTCTCATTTCATTTGAATCAGAAACTGGAACACCTTTAAAATCTGTAAAAGCAACTATTGAAGATTCCTTTAAAACAACAGCTAATTCATCTAATAATTCAACTTTTTTTGCTTTTGTCAACACTTTTTGCACCTCCTTAAACAAAACTGCGACCTTGAGGTCGCAGAAAAATTATGGACTATTATGCCCTTGTATTCTACATACCTCGGCAGGCGTCTTAATTTATTAAGACTTTAATACAAGTACCTACTGTCTTTGGTATTATATTCATTTTTTAAATTTCGTATTATTATACTATATCCATACCTGTTGTGTCAAGTTTAACTCCAGGTCCCATTGTAGGTGCAATTGAAACTTTCTTTATAAATTTACCTTTTGATGATGAAGGTTTTAGTTTACTCAATTGTTCTAAACCAGAAATTATATTTTCTTTTAATTTTTCATTATCAAAAGATTTTTTTCCAGCTGGAAAATGCACATTACCAGTTTTATCATTTCTAACTTCTAATCTACCAGCTTTAAATTCTTTTACTGCAGCAGTTACATCTGCTGTAACAGTTCCTGCTTTAGGAGAAGGCATTAAACCTCTAGGTCCTAAAAATCTTCCTAACTTTCCAACAACTCTCATCATATCAGGTGTTGCTATTGCTACATCAAAATCAGACCATGCTTCTTTTACTATTTTATCTGCTAATTCATCAGAACCAACGTAATCTGCACCTGCTGCTTTTGCTTCTTCT contains:
- the rplL gene encoding 50S ribosomal protein L7/L12, producing MTKEELITAIKEMKVADLAELVKALEEEFGVSASAPMMAMPVAGAAGAAAAEEKTEFDVILTSFGSAKIKVIKAVREITGLGLKEAKDLVEKAGPANKIKEGISKDEAEELKKKLEEAGAEVEVK
- the rplJ gene encoding 50S ribosomal protein L10, which gives rise to MLTKAKKVELLDELAVVLKESSIVAFTDFKGVPVSDSNEMRTEIFKKFEGGANYKVTRNSLIKTAIKKAELNVEDFEEILKGSTGIFYVKEGDPIEGLKLLTDFAKKHKDLPIIKGGLLEGKVFTAEEAIELSKLPSKQELLATLVGSLNAPISGIVNVLAGTVRSLVNVLSAIKDEKEKSE
- the rplA gene encoding 50S ribosomal protein L1, with the protein product MRRGKKYLEAKKLVDSLKLYSIDEAVELVKKVAYSKFDDSVEVHVQLGIDSTKSDQNVRNTVSLPHGTGKDVKVLVFATGEKAEEAKAAGADYVGSDELADKIVKEAWSDFDVAIATPDMMRVVGKLGRFLGPRGLMPSPKAGTVTADVTAAVKEFKAGRLEVRNDKTGNVHFPAGKKSFDNEKLKENIISGLEQLSKLKPSSSKGKFIKKVSIAPTMGPGVKLDTTGMDIV